The following proteins come from a genomic window of Pyxidicoccus sp. MSG2:
- a CDS encoding circadian clock KaiB family protein, whose amino-acid sequence MARYRFRLFVAGQLGNSLTAITNIRALGNQMLGGDYELQVIDVLDKPELAEQEKITVTPTLIKDAPFPARRLIGDLSHTPRVLAGLGLSPDGDPSSSHGKNK is encoded by the coding sequence ATGGCACGATATCGATTCCGACTCTTCGTCGCGGGACAGCTCGGGAACTCACTGACCGCGATTACCAACATCCGGGCCCTCGGCAACCAGATGCTTGGCGGGGACTACGAGCTTCAAGTCATCGACGTGCTCGACAAACCCGAGCTCGCGGAGCAGGAGAAAATCACGGTCACCCCGACCCTCATCAAGGACGCGCCCTTCCCCGCGCGGCGGCTGATTGGCGACCTCTCTCATACGCCTCGCGTCCTGGCGGGGTTGGGCCTCTCACCTGATGGGGACCCCTCCTCCAGTCACGGGAAGAACAAATGA
- a CDS encoding response regulator: protein MLLVDDDVDVRESVSQALEDLDYPIVTAANGREALNLLRELLPAPRVILLDLMMPVMNGWQFLEERQKDAALVAIPVVVMTATADESVWAMHVSRLLRKPVSYAQLVDAVKQAS from the coding sequence GTGCTGCTCGTCGATGACGACGTGGACGTCCGTGAGTCCGTCAGTCAGGCGCTGGAAGACCTCGATTATCCCATCGTCACCGCCGCGAACGGGCGGGAGGCGCTCAACCTGCTGCGCGAGCTGCTCCCCGCGCCGCGAGTCATCCTGTTGGACCTCATGATGCCGGTGATGAATGGCTGGCAGTTCCTCGAGGAGCGGCAAAAGGACGCCGCCCTCGTTGCCATCCCCGTCGTGGTCATGACCGCCACCGCTGACGAATCCGTCTGGGCGATGCACGTCTCCCGCTTGCTCAGAAAGCCCGTCTCCTATGCGCAGCTGGTGGACGCGGTGAAGCAAGCCTCTTGA
- a CDS encoding sensor histidine kinase, protein MSGPSPHDASRRLERQRGQVLRAWRERLAEPRPEEEALLMLDGLVGALDARAPTSETPGVVAKRLARGFSTTEGTWGVELLQAAALGVLEAEAPLASDERTVVLEFFSGVRMAMAREAQARQEQLEQAVVRGEERYLVAARAAGFAVWDWDLSSQSLHWSHSIEALLGHSVDALSSLGLWLEHVHPSDRERVGEGLRNAVEGGRTRWSDAFQFLKRDGTYAGVLGRAWILHDTVGKAVRVVGGLIDVTEQRRLEQELKKAVRVRDDFLSIASHELRTPLTALQIQVQSLTKGPLLAALDGRVKARVEGAERSVGRMIQLVDDLLDVSRVNAGRLELHLEEVNLSELVQEVVTRMQPEVGRSGSQLSMSLPERVTGRWDRSRVDQVFCNLLSNALKYGEGKPVEATVEMDEARAWLRVHDHGIGIAPEEQGRIFERFERSVSDRHFGGFGLGLWIVRRVLDAMGGSIRVQSALGKGATFVVELPRHPVAPEKRVGGQPHSANVRGDDE, encoded by the coding sequence ATGAGCGGCCCCAGCCCGCATGACGCTTCCCGGCGGCTGGAAAGGCAGCGAGGCCAGGTCCTGAGGGCCTGGCGGGAGCGGCTGGCCGAGCCTCGTCCCGAAGAGGAGGCGCTGCTGATGCTGGACGGGCTCGTCGGCGCCCTGGATGCCCGGGCGCCCACGTCCGAGACACCCGGAGTCGTGGCGAAGCGGCTCGCTCGAGGCTTCTCGACAACCGAGGGGACCTGGGGCGTCGAGCTCCTCCAGGCAGCCGCGCTCGGGGTGCTGGAGGCGGAAGCGCCGCTCGCGTCCGACGAGCGCACGGTGGTGCTGGAGTTCTTCAGCGGCGTCCGGATGGCCATGGCTCGAGAGGCCCAGGCCCGCCAGGAGCAGCTCGAGCAGGCCGTCGTCCGGGGCGAGGAGCGCTACCTGGTCGCCGCCCGCGCGGCCGGCTTCGCCGTCTGGGACTGGGACCTCTCCAGTCAGAGCCTCCACTGGAGCCACAGCATCGAAGCGCTCCTGGGGCACTCCGTCGATGCGCTTTCGAGCCTGGGGCTCTGGCTGGAGCACGTTCATCCCTCTGACCGCGAGCGCGTCGGTGAGGGGCTGCGCAACGCGGTCGAAGGCGGCCGCACGCGCTGGTCGGACGCGTTTCAGTTTCTCAAGCGGGATGGGACGTACGCGGGAGTGCTCGGGCGCGCCTGGATTCTTCACGACACCGTCGGCAAGGCCGTGCGGGTGGTGGGCGGTCTCATCGACGTGACGGAGCAACGGCGCCTGGAGCAAGAGCTCAAGAAGGCGGTTCGCGTCCGCGACGACTTTCTCTCGATTGCCTCCCATGAGCTGCGCACGCCGCTCACGGCGCTCCAGATACAGGTCCAGAGCCTGACGAAGGGGCCGCTCCTCGCAGCGCTCGACGGCCGGGTGAAGGCGCGCGTCGAGGGCGCGGAGCGGAGCGTCGGACGGATGATCCAGCTCGTCGATGACCTCCTCGACGTCTCGCGCGTGAATGCAGGTCGCCTCGAGCTGCACCTCGAAGAGGTGAACCTCTCCGAGCTCGTCCAGGAGGTGGTCACCCGCATGCAGCCGGAGGTGGGTCGTTCCGGCTCCCAGCTTTCGATGTCACTGCCGGAGCGAGTCACCGGCAGGTGGGACCGCAGCCGGGTGGACCAGGTGTTCTGCAACCTCCTGTCGAATGCCCTCAAGTACGGCGAGGGCAAGCCGGTCGAGGCCACTGTCGAAATGGACGAGGCCCGCGCATGGCTTCGGGTTCACGACCACGGCATCGGCATTGCTCCCGAAGAGCAGGGGAGAATCTTCGAGCGCTTCGAGCGCTCCGTCTCCGACCGGCACTTCGGCGGCTTCGGCCTGGGCCTTTGGATTGTTCGACGCGTCCTGGACGCGATGGGGGGCTCGATTCGCGTGCAAAGCGCGCTGGGAAAGGGAGCGACGTTCGTGGTCGAGCTTCCGCGGCACCCGGTGGCACCCGAGAAGAGGGTGGGCGGGCAGCCCCATTCCGCGAATGTCCGCGGGGATGACGAGTGA
- a CDS encoding DUF1036 domain-containing protein, giving the protein MSTRKLAMAFAVAAGLGIAGPAHAWVQFCNGTSVTIWTAYSWYNPGCVAEDGSSWSKAGWWELAPGQCKIVYGPAITNTLSYYYAEGGGLTWAGPFFTCTPWSGFNWCDNTCNTNSRNLGWRELNTGGASNYTLTFNP; this is encoded by the coding sequence ATGTCGACGAGAAAGCTTGCAATGGCATTCGCGGTGGCCGCCGGGCTCGGCATCGCCGGGCCGGCCCATGCCTGGGTGCAGTTCTGCAATGGCACCAGCGTCACCATCTGGACCGCCTATTCCTGGTACAACCCCGGCTGCGTTGCCGAGGATGGCAGCAGCTGGAGCAAGGCGGGCTGGTGGGAGCTGGCGCCAGGACAGTGCAAGATTGTCTATGGCCCCGCCATCACCAACACCCTCTCCTACTACTACGCCGAGGGCGGAGGGCTGACCTGGGCGGGCCCCTTCTTCACATGCACGCCCTGGAGCGGATTCAACTGGTGTGACAACACCTGCAACACCAACTCCCGCAACCTGGGCTGGCGGGAGCTCAACACCGGCGGCGCGTCGAACTACACGCTGACCTTCAACCCTTGA
- a CDS encoding response regulator, which yields MNEGVRVHSPADSRRGVVLVVDDDLSIRESLSHLLEELKYEVVLAENGQHALGLLRARSVPPSLILLDLMMPVMNGWQFLEERQKDSLLSSIPLVVISAALDASAELPNVAGYLHKPVASDQLVRMLEHLHSGAPSGGTMRSPPPARGPTSSEDPSEREKRPLRVLLIQEDDRDAQITETLLGKVREFQFEVRRARNLFEGFQKETLAEADVILLDMSLSGETGLNPLQKTVRHAPSVPLVVFTTMDSKEAREETLQKGAQDALAKELQSPELLGRSLHHAFERHRLRAELERAREVAAHERERRGLARWAQPRLTVSAEMLGQSPLKRASPGGFQKFVVEFIAICEKAVANRGYEIDSSAQRQALHRLSDALASLRVGPGDIVDIYQEALSMAWEGENSEVGVARREEARLMLIGMLGYVLAAYRLYVGPEHPVGSST from the coding sequence ATGAACGAGGGAGTCCGCGTCCACAGCCCCGCAGACTCGAGACGCGGAGTCGTGCTCGTCGTCGACGACGACTTGAGTATTCGCGAGTCGCTCAGCCACCTCCTCGAAGAGCTCAAATACGAAGTCGTCCTGGCGGAGAACGGCCAGCACGCCCTCGGTCTCCTGCGAGCAAGGTCGGTTCCGCCCAGCCTCATCCTGCTCGACCTCATGATGCCGGTGATGAATGGCTGGCAGTTCCTGGAGGAGCGGCAGAAGGACTCCCTCCTCTCCTCCATTCCCCTGGTGGTGATTTCCGCCGCGCTGGACGCCTCCGCCGAGCTGCCCAACGTGGCGGGCTACCTCCACAAGCCAGTCGCTTCGGACCAGCTGGTGAGGATGCTGGAGCACCTCCATTCGGGCGCACCCTCTGGCGGCACCATGAGAAGCCCGCCGCCCGCCAGAGGGCCCACCTCCAGCGAGGACCCGTCAGAGCGCGAGAAGAGACCGCTTCGCGTCCTCTTGATTCAGGAGGACGACCGCGACGCGCAAATCACCGAGACGCTGCTCGGGAAGGTGCGGGAGTTTCAATTCGAGGTTCGACGCGCCAGAAACCTCTTCGAGGGCTTCCAGAAGGAAACCCTCGCTGAAGCGGACGTCATCCTGCTCGACATGAGCCTGTCTGGAGAAACGGGGCTAAACCCGCTTCAGAAAACGGTGCGACACGCCCCCAGTGTTCCCCTGGTCGTGTTCACCACGATGGACAGCAAGGAAGCGCGGGAGGAGACCCTCCAGAAAGGTGCTCAGGACGCCCTTGCCAAGGAGCTTCAATCCCCGGAGCTTCTCGGTCGCTCCCTGCACCATGCCTTCGAGCGCCATCGCCTCCGGGCGGAGCTGGAGCGCGCCCGCGAAGTGGCGGCCCATGAGCGGGAACGACGCGGCCTGGCGCGCTGGGCCCAGCCCCGCTTGACGGTCTCAGCCGAGATGCTGGGGCAATCACCCCTCAAGCGGGCCTCGCCCGGGGGGTTCCAGAAGTTCGTCGTGGAGTTCATTGCCATCTGCGAGAAGGCGGTCGCCAACAGAGGGTATGAAATCGACTCGTCGGCTCAGCGCCAGGCGCTCCATCGACTGTCGGATGCGCTCGCATCACTGCGGGTCGGCCCCGGCGACATCGTCGACATCTACCAGGAGGCGCTCTCCATGGCCTGGGAGGGTGAGAACTCCGAGGTCGGGGTCGCCAGGCGAGAGGAAGCGCGCCTGATGCTCATCGGGATGCTCGGCTACGTCCTGGCCGCCTACCGATTGTACGTAGGGCCTGAACACCCGGTGGGTTCGAGCACCTAG
- a CDS encoding transposase, protein MRGTLKQQTTMFSLRTPGARIAKDHPLRRVKDMADAALAAPSPTFDRMYSRMGRPSIPPEQLLKTSQLLAFYSVRSERLSCEQLDFNLLFRWFLDMGIEEASLDHSSLQRRGRGRRRHQRQRQQGWARAGGVSAHRGSTRRVCCTAFSRWTSSAAPGAGADSRVLAYLRHGAAIHRILQHLTLPDTPAPLAPARWPPRQALWG, encoded by the coding sequence GTGCGTGGGACACTCAAGCAGCAGACGACGATGTTCAGCCTGAGGACGCCGGGGGCGCGCATCGCGAAGGACCATCCGCTTCGGCGGGTGAAGGACATGGCCGACGCGGCCCTGGCGGCGCCCTCCCCGACGTTCGACCGAATGTATAGCCGGATGGGCCGTCCCAGCATTCCTCCGGAGCAGTTACTGAAGACGTCACAACTGCTGGCCTTCTACTCGGTGAGAAGCGAGCGGTTGTCCTGCGAGCAGTTGGACTTCAACCTGCTGTTCCGCTGGTTCCTCGACATGGGCATCGAGGAGGCCTCGCTCGACCACAGCTCCCTGCAGCGGCGAGGCCGAGGGAGGAGAAGACACCAGCGGCAACGGCAGCAGGGGTGGGCACGTGCGGGAGGCGTCAGCGCGCACCGAGGCTCGACCAGGCGGGTCTGCTGCACCGCGTTTTCAAGATGGACGTCTTCTGCTGCGCCAGGTGCGGGGGCAGACTCAAGGGTGCTGGCGTACCTGAGGCATGGAGCGGCCATCCACCGCATCCTCCAGCACCTGACGCTGCCAGACACTCCTGCGCCGCTCGCTCCTGCGCGCTGGCCACCGCGGCAGGCCCTCTGGGGGTAG
- a CDS encoding excinuclease ABC subunit UvrA: MASSKQHPADSHDLIRVQGARENNLKDVSVEIPKRRLTVFTGVSGSGKSSLVFGTIAAESQRMINETYSAFVQGFMPTQSRPEVDVLEGLTTAIIVDQERMGANSRSTVGTVTDANAMLRVLFSRLGKPHIGSSNAFSFNVPSVRGVGQISVEKGAGKTEKRVFNLTGGMCPRCEGMGSVTDIDLSQLYDDSKSLNEGALTIPGYTADGWHVRIFGESGFLDPDKPIRKYTKQERQDFLYKEPTKVKVGNVNLTYEGLVPRIQKSFLTKDVDAMQPHIRAFVERAVTFTTCPECAGTRLSEAARSSKIKGISIADACAMQINDLAKWVSGLDQPSVAPLLTTLRQTLDSFVEIGLGYLSLDRPSGTLSGGEAQRTKMIRHLGSSLTDATYVFDEPTVGLHPHDIQRMNELLLRLRDKGNTVLVVEHKPEMIAIADHVVDLGPGAGTAGGEVVFEGTVDGLRASGTLTGRHLSDRASLKPSVRKPSGVMKVRGARTHNLQNVDVDIPLGVLVVVTGVAGSGKSSLIHGSVSGREGVVSVDQTPIRGSRRSNPATYTDLLEPIRKAFAKANGVKPALFSANSEGACPTCNGAGVIYTDLGMMAGVTSVCEDCEGRRFQASVLGYRLGGLNIAEVLDLSVEDAVAFFGTGKGRTPAAHEILQRMADVGLGYLRLGQPLTTLSGGERQRLKLATHMGAEGGVYVLDEPTTGLHLADLEQLLGLMDRLVDSGKSVIVIEHHQSVMAHADWLIDIGPGAGHDGGRVVFEGTPADLVAAKSTLTGKHLAAFVGSRSKAGTAR; encoded by the coding sequence ATGGCCTCCTCCAAGCAGCACCCCGCAGACAGCCACGACCTGATTCGCGTCCAAGGCGCTCGGGAGAACAACCTGAAGGACGTCAGCGTCGAGATTCCCAAGCGGCGGCTGACGGTGTTCACGGGCGTCTCGGGCTCGGGCAAGTCGTCGCTGGTGTTCGGAACCATCGCCGCGGAATCGCAGCGGATGATCAACGAGACCTACAGCGCGTTCGTGCAGGGCTTCATGCCGACGCAGTCCCGGCCCGAGGTCGACGTCCTGGAAGGACTGACGACCGCCATCATCGTCGACCAGGAGCGGATGGGCGCCAACTCCCGTTCGACGGTCGGCACGGTGACCGATGCCAACGCGATGCTGCGGGTGCTGTTCAGCCGCCTCGGCAAGCCGCACATCGGCTCGTCCAACGCCTTCTCCTTCAACGTCCCGTCGGTCCGCGGGGTCGGACAGATTTCAGTCGAGAAGGGCGCCGGGAAGACGGAGAAGCGCGTCTTCAACCTCACCGGCGGCATGTGCCCGCGCTGCGAGGGCATGGGCTCGGTCACCGACATCGACCTGTCCCAGTTGTATGACGACAGCAAGTCGCTCAACGAGGGGGCACTCACGATTCCCGGCTACACGGCCGACGGCTGGCACGTGCGCATCTTCGGGGAGTCGGGCTTCCTCGACCCGGACAAGCCCATCCGCAAGTACACGAAGCAGGAGCGCCAGGACTTCCTCTACAAGGAGCCGACCAAGGTGAAGGTGGGGAACGTGAACCTCACCTACGAGGGCCTCGTCCCGCGCATCCAGAAGTCGTTCCTGACCAAGGACGTCGACGCGATGCAGCCGCACATCCGGGCGTTCGTGGAGCGCGCGGTCACCTTCACCACCTGTCCCGAGTGCGCCGGCACCCGGCTCAGCGAGGCCGCCCGGTCCTCGAAAATCAAGGGAATCAGCATCGCCGACGCCTGCGCGATGCAGATCAACGACCTGGCGAAGTGGGTGAGCGGTCTGGACCAGCCGTCCGTCGCACCGTTGCTGACGACGCTGCGGCAGACGCTCGACTCGTTCGTGGAGATTGGCCTGGGCTACCTCAGCCTCGACCGGCCGTCCGGCACGCTGTCGGGCGGTGAGGCGCAGCGCACCAAGATGATTCGCCACCTCGGGTCCTCGCTCACCGACGCGACCTACGTCTTCGACGAGCCGACCGTCGGACTGCACCCCCACGACATCCAGCGGATGAACGAACTGCTGCTGCGGCTGCGCGACAAGGGCAACACCGTCCTCGTGGTCGAGCACAAGCCGGAGATGATTGCCATCGCCGACCACGTCGTCGACCTCGGCCCCGGGGCCGGCACGGCCGGCGGCGAGGTGGTCTTCGAGGGCACCGTCGACGGGCTGCGGGCCAGCGGCACGCTCACCGGGCGACACCTGAGTGACCGGGCCTCCCTGAAGCCGTCGGTGCGCAAGCCGTCGGGGGTGATGAAGGTGCGCGGTGCCCGCACCCACAACCTGCAGAACGTGGACGTCGACATCCCGCTCGGCGTGCTGGTGGTGGTGACCGGGGTGGCAGGGTCGGGCAAGAGCTCCCTCATCCACGGCTCGGTGAGTGGCAGGGAAGGAGTGGTGTCGGTCGACCAGACCCCGATTCGAGGCTCGCGGCGGAGCAATCCGGCGACGTACACGGACCTGCTGGAGCCCATCCGCAAGGCGTTCGCGAAGGCCAACGGCGTGAAGCCCGCCCTGTTCAGCGCCAACTCCGAGGGCGCCTGTCCGACCTGCAATGGCGCCGGCGTCATCTACACCGACCTGGGGATGATGGCCGGCGTCACCTCGGTCTGTGAGGACTGCGAGGGCCGGCGGTTCCAGGCGTCGGTGCTGGGCTACCGGCTCGGCGGGCTCAACATCGCCGAGGTGCTCGACCTGTCCGTCGAGGACGCGGTCGCCTTCTTCGGCACGGGCAAGGGGCGTACGCCGGCCGCGCACGAAATCCTGCAGCGCATGGCCGACGTGGGGCTCGGGTATCTGCGGCTCGGTCAACCGCTCACGACGCTGTCGGGTGGCGAGCGGCAGCGGCTCAAGCTCGCGACGCACATGGGGGCCGAAGGCGGCGTCTACGTGCTCGACGAGCCGACCACCGGGTTGCACCTGGCCGACCTCGAGCAGTTGCTCGGGCTGATGGACAGGCTGGTCGACTCCGGGAAGTCGGTCATCGTCATCGAGCACCATCAATCGGTGATGGCGCACGCGGACTGGCTCATCGACATCGGGCCGGGGGCGGGCCACGACGGCGGGCGAGTCGTGTTCGAAGGCACCCCAGCCGACCTCGTGGCGGCGAAGTCGACGCTGACCGGCAAGCACCTGGCGGCCTTCGTCGGCAGCCGTTCAAAGGCGGGCACGGCTCGCTGA
- a CDS encoding serine hydrolase domain-containing protein, translating into MNALRAWTLCVLFASGCATAPTPRETQPVPDVAALDAEAARAMAATGAKGLALAVIDDGQVVAVRAYGARNARGEPLQTDTVMYGASITKTVFASLVTQLADEGRIDLDASIAKYLDKPLPDYADERRYSTWSHLSGDDRWKAITPRVLLTHSAGFANFGFLEPDGTLRLHFAPGSRYAYSGDGIILMQFVLERGLGLDVGTELQRRVFDRLGMRNTSLQWRPDFARNLADGWMADGTVEPHDERSTVRAAGSMDTTVDDLSRFAAALVRGELLSPRALAEMTAPQLPITTRSQFPTLQDELPSEQRRKDLAAGLGVVVFDGPQGRGFFKGGHNDSTGNTLVCLPRGRRCVLLLANDVRAEAAFPHLVRFVLGEAGVPWSWEYGDRAFWDGR; encoded by the coding sequence ATGAACGCGCTGCGTGCCTGGACCCTGTGTGTGCTGTTCGCGAGTGGCTGTGCCACGGCGCCGACTCCCCGCGAGACGCAGCCCGTCCCCGATGTGGCCGCCCTGGATGCCGAAGCGGCGCGCGCGATGGCCGCCACGGGCGCGAAGGGGCTCGCGCTCGCGGTGATTGACGACGGACAGGTGGTGGCGGTCAGGGCCTACGGCGCGCGCAATGCCAGGGGCGAGCCCTTGCAGACCGACACGGTGATGTATGGCGCCTCCATCACCAAGACGGTCTTCGCGTCCCTGGTGACGCAGCTCGCGGACGAGGGCCGCATCGACCTCGACGCCTCGATTGCGAAGTACCTGGACAAGCCGCTGCCCGACTACGCGGACGAGCGTCGGTACTCGACGTGGTCGCACCTGTCCGGCGATGACCGCTGGAAGGCCATCACTCCGCGCGTCCTGCTCACCCACAGCGCGGGCTTCGCCAACTTTGGCTTCCTCGAGCCCGACGGCACGCTGCGCCTCCACTTCGCACCCGGCAGCCGCTACGCGTACTCCGGTGATGGCATCATCCTGATGCAGTTCGTGCTCGAGCGTGGGCTCGGGCTGGACGTGGGCACGGAGCTTCAGCGGCGCGTGTTCGACCGCTTGGGCATGCGCAATACCAGCCTGCAGTGGCGGCCGGACTTCGCTCGCAACCTGGCCGACGGCTGGATGGCCGACGGCACCGTGGAACCGCACGACGAGCGCAGCACCGTGCGCGCGGCCGGTTCGATGGACACCACCGTCGACGACCTGTCGCGCTTCGCGGCCGCGCTGGTGCGCGGCGAGCTCCTGTCGCCACGGGCCCTTGCCGAGATGACCGCGCCGCAGCTGCCCATCACCACCCGGAGTCAGTTCCCCACCTTGCAGGACGAGCTGCCGTCGGAGCAGCGGCGCAAGGACCTGGCGGCGGGCCTGGGCGTGGTCGTGTTCGACGGCCCGCAGGGGAGGGGGTTCTTCAAGGGCGGCCACAACGACAGCACCGGCAATACCCTCGTGTGCCTGCCGCGCGGACGCCGCTGCGTGCTGCTCCTGGCCAACGACGTGCGTGCCGAGGCCGCGTTCCCGCACCTCGTGCGCTTCGTGCTCGGCGAAGCCGGCGTGCCCTGGAGCTGGGAGTACGGCGACAGGGCGTTCTGGGACGGCCGCTGA
- the kaiC gene encoding circadian clock protein KaiC, which produces MNDDLDAIQKLPSGIDGLDHITRGGIPVGRATLVSGTAGSAKTVFGVQFLAEGIAKYGEPGVFVTFEESPSDIRKNVKNFGWDIKGWEARGQWAFVDASPEPSHLAVPTGPYDLGALIARIENAVRSCGAKRVVLDSLGAIFGQLGESTQIRHELFRTASALRKMGVTAIITAERLQDYGDIARYGIEEFVADNVIILRNILEEEKRRRTIEILKFRGTEHSKGEYPFTITHDRGIVVIPLSAIELKQRSSDIRVSSGIPQLDEMCGGGFFRDSIILISGATGTGKTLAVSHFVKGAARANEKCLLFAYEESREQLIRNATGWGLDYESMEKAGLLKVVCDYPEVKGLEDHLITIKQTISDFKPNRIAVDSMSALERVSSMKSFREFVIGLTSFIKHQEMTGLFTSTTPTLMGGTSITEAHISTITDSIILLRYVEIYGEMRRGLTVLKMRGSKHVKEIREFTIDEQGMHIGKAFRNVSGILSGYTTQLSQNEAERIGRLFETPGSESK; this is translated from the coding sequence ATGAACGACGACCTCGACGCAATCCAGAAGCTCCCGAGCGGAATCGACGGGCTGGACCACATCACCCGGGGCGGGATTCCCGTGGGCCGCGCGACGCTCGTCTCGGGGACGGCGGGCAGCGCGAAGACTGTCTTTGGCGTGCAGTTCCTGGCCGAGGGAATCGCGAAGTACGGCGAGCCGGGCGTCTTCGTGACGTTCGAGGAGTCTCCGTCGGACATCCGCAAGAACGTCAAGAACTTCGGCTGGGACATCAAGGGATGGGAGGCCAGGGGTCAATGGGCCTTCGTGGATGCCTCTCCGGAACCCAGCCACCTCGCGGTCCCCACGGGCCCCTACGACCTGGGCGCGCTCATCGCGCGCATCGAGAACGCCGTCCGCAGCTGCGGCGCCAAACGCGTGGTGCTGGATTCGCTGGGCGCCATCTTCGGCCAGCTGGGCGAGAGCACGCAGATTCGCCATGAGCTCTTCCGCACCGCCTCGGCGCTGCGGAAGATGGGCGTCACCGCCATCATCACCGCCGAGCGCCTCCAGGACTACGGCGACATCGCCCGGTACGGCATCGAGGAGTTCGTCGCGGACAACGTCATCATCCTCCGCAACATCCTGGAGGAGGAGAAGCGGCGGCGAACCATCGAAATCCTCAAGTTCCGGGGCACCGAGCACAGCAAGGGGGAGTACCCCTTCACCATCACTCACGACAGGGGGATTGTCGTCATCCCGCTCTCGGCCATCGAGCTGAAGCAGCGCTCCTCGGACATTCGCGTCTCCTCCGGCATCCCCCAACTGGACGAGATGTGCGGAGGTGGCTTCTTCCGCGATTCCATCATCCTCATCTCCGGCGCCACCGGGACGGGGAAGACGCTCGCCGTCTCCCATTTCGTCAAGGGGGCGGCCAGGGCGAATGAGAAGTGCCTGCTCTTCGCCTACGAGGAAAGCCGCGAGCAGCTCATCCGAAACGCCACCGGCTGGGGACTCGACTACGAGTCCATGGAGAAGGCCGGCCTGCTCAAGGTCGTCTGCGACTACCCGGAGGTGAAGGGGCTCGAAGACCACCTCATCACCATCAAGCAGACCATCAGCGACTTCAAACCCAACCGCATCGCGGTGGACAGCATGTCGGCGCTGGAGCGCGTCTCGTCGATGAAGAGCTTCCGCGAGTTCGTCATCGGCCTCACCTCCTTTATCAAGCACCAGGAGATGACGGGGTTGTTCACCTCCACCACGCCGACCCTGATGGGAGGGACGTCCATCACCGAGGCCCACATCTCCACCATCACCGACTCCATCATCCTGCTGCGCTACGTGGAGATCTACGGAGAGATGCGGCGGGGGTTGACCGTCCTGAAGATGCGCGGCTCCAAGCACGTGAAGGAGATTCGCGAGTTCACCATCGACGAGCAGGGCATGCACATCGGCAAGGCCTTCCGGAACGTGAGCGGCATTCTCTCGGGCTACACCACCCAGCTGTCGCAGAACGAGGCGGAGCGCATCGGCAGACTCTTCGAGACGCCTGGAAGCGAGAGCAAGTGA